In the Triticum aestivum cultivar Chinese Spring chromosome 2B, IWGSC CS RefSeq v2.1, whole genome shotgun sequence genome, CCTCGATGGCACATGGTGTTGGGCTGTGGTTTGGCTGGTTGGCTCCGGTTGGGCGGTGGGGTTTGGGTGGTGTAATCCTTTCTTCCAATTGTTTTGAGAGACAGCCTCGGCAACAGAGATGGACTTCAAACGAGCAATCTTGAACAGATCAGGAGAATCTCAGAAGACGCTAATCCACCAAGCCATCTAGAAGTCCAGAATTTTGCGATCTAGTCTCCTATTTTATAGGGAATCCTTTGTCATGAGGTGGGTATCTTTGGATTGTGGTCAAAGTGTAccctaccaaaattttggtcatgacccaaagattggtctttgtttggatccttccaattttttggcatgccaataaactctagccaactctagttcattttttttTTGCCAATGTTGAACAAGCCATGGGCAACCAAAATCTCAACCAATATTTTGGCTAGCCAATCTTTtggtggggcaaccttgggcataaACCAAACACATCTAAAGTTTTTTCATAGCTTGAGAGTATCTACAGCAGACTGCACAAAACGGTCCCCTCAATCCATTTTGACCCCTCATTTTTCCTCTCATCCATCCGCATCCCTCAAAATTGTCCTCCTCATTTGTCAGAAATTTCAACAAACAGGTTGTGTGCGTCGTCCATCAGGGCGACTCCTCACTACCTTGTGCACAAGCAGCAGCGAAATTGTGTGAAATCCTTCAATTGATCACATGTACAGTAGCTAGCTAGCTTCCATCACCTAATTCATCGGCTCACTACGGCCATCACTTCTGCCATGCAGTTACTACAATTTCACTTCCTACTGTAACCATCTAAGGCAGTACTTACTGTTTAATTTGAGTGTCAGTCTGGAGCTAATATGGCAATTTCTCAGTGACATTGGAGGCCGATCAGAAGGGGCAAAAACAGTGTGCTATGTTTCCTTTACCAAGAGGCAGGCTGCACGTGACTGACAGTCACGCACGCCTGTATGTGTTCCTCCCGGTGCTTGTTGTAGTGTCTGGTAACTGTACTTTAGTGCACATATTCGGTGTTACCAGTAACCTCTAACACTGATTAATTTATATCATCACATTCAGGAAATACTGGATTCGATTACAGAAGTACGCACTGACCAACTCACTTACATAGTATGAAGTCAACATGGTCAGACGAACATGATAACCTTATTCTCCTTCATAACGTTTGGGCTAACCCCTTGCACAATCTCATTCGTTAGTTTCGTCTAATGGACCTTAGCTGCTCTGAATGCTGCTGTTGTTCTTCCCACTGAAGATCTGGTTGAGGATCGCACCCAGCCTGACGCCTCCCTGGGCAATCCTCTTCTGAACCACCGGGAGCGCCGAGAAGAAGTACTCATCTGCATGCACAGACATTTTTAATCCCAAGACGACTGATCAACCACATTTCTTCCATACAAACCATAAACTGTTCATCACTTCTTACCTTCCAAGTTGGAGCCTTGCTCAGCGCCCACGTACGCGGGGCACGACAGCTCCGCACTCTCCTCTGCGTACCTGCACCAGAAGCACTTCCATCCGTCAGTTTCTGAAGATTCAGGGTTGCTGCTTAAATTAGATTCAGGCATATTGTCATGACGAGCTTAATTACTTGTCAGCACAGGTTGTGGTTCGAGTATAGCACGCCGCCCACTGATTCTCTTCTTTAGACCACTCGTTCTGTCGGAGAAAAAAAAGGTAAACTCAAGAACTCAATCACAGCTCAAGGTTAATTAAAGCTCAAGCCTGAAGTGACAAGCTTACGGTAAGGTTGAGCTTGATGGCCTGGATCATGGCGCTTCGGTCGTCCTTGTAGAACCTGTTCATGGCCGTTTCGATGACCTTCTCATCCCACACCTGAAACCATATATGCACCCATGTTATGTTAGGCAGGGGAGCAGAGAAGAACCATGCATCATGCATGGGTCCAGTCAAGTGGTCGCTGATTTCTGCAACAATGCATCGATGGAGCCGACGTATACCTTGTGAAGGTTGGTCTTGGTCGTGTTGTACCAGGTGACGACGATGGTGTTGCCGCCGAGGTCGGCGGTGCGGCCGCAGTGCATGGGCTGGTGGATGTCGCCCAGGAAGTGCGACAGGAACAGCAGGCTCTCCGTCCGATTATCTGAATGATATAGAGTACTACCATATTGCAGTGAGCCAAAGTTGTTGTGTGCTCTGTCAGTAGGTTTCAGTATAAGTACATATGCTTACACGGGCTTGATGAGTCTTGGAGCGCGGCAGTGTAGTTGTTGATGCCTCCCACCACGCACATGTCCTTCTCCCCTTTCGTGCCGTGGCAGTCCCCTGTTGAGTTCAGATAGAAGGAAGGTATATCAGTGGCGTGCCCCGTTCAACAAATTAGCTGTGCTTCGGTAACAGGCGCGAGATTCCGGTATACACTCTGGAGCTGGAGCTCTTGGCGTTGGAACCAGAGAGAGCGCTTGGAGACGGGCGACAACAAAGTGGAAATACTTTTCAACTAGTACTATCACTCACCTACACGAAACCAGATTCAGTTTCGCCATTTGACTAAGAAAGCAGTACTAACTACTATTTCGAAATTAACACTAAATGTGAAGTGGTCTACTGGCTAGCCCAGCATACACTTGACTTGTAGGTCGCCCTTTCTAACCACCACAACGCTAGTCTTTTAGTATTTTATAATTATAGTACGAAATTAATTATAGCGCAAGGTTATGAATCATCACGAAGCAACAAATTTGTCAGATTCTCTATAAGGGCCTTATTGTATGAAAATTAATTCCAGAGGAGTCTCCGCAAAAAAACCAAGCCACACACCCTTGTCTCCGTTGTACAGTCACTGACAGCGGGTCTCATGCCATGTTGGCGCGCCTCATCAGCGTGGCGGACGGATACAAAGGTCATTTGAACCGTATATGCACGTCCATGCCAAGTTATGAAACCAGTTCGATGTATTTTACAAGTTCAGTCACTAAACTGCACATCCGTGTCAAGTTCAAGCACCACTGGTGTATTTACCTCTATAAAATATTTGCAGATATTTTTTTCTAGACAAGTATGATTGTGGACTGAGAAATTTGACTAATATTTGCAAATCGATCAAGAACTACTAGTACTTACTTCAAAATTTTGGATCCACATCAACACAAGCTTATGGGAGTCGATGGCGAAGGGTTCAGAGTTCAGACTTCAGAGTGTAGTGTATCTATGCAGGACAGTCAGGAGAGGAGCGAGCACTTACTGGCGTAGCTGAACTTGCAGTCGCCGGGGGTGTCGGCGAAGTGCAGGGAGCTGGACCACGGCATTTGGCGCCGCACGGCGTCCGGCCACGAGCacgccgccgcgagctcgccgTTGGCCCACTCCGGCAGGAGCCCCTTCACCGCCGCCGACGCCTCGCTCGTCAAAAAACCCTGCACGGAAAATCGATCTCAGCCCCGGCATTATTCAGTCTACCGGACGAATCAGATAGGAGTGAGCACTGACCACTAGAGCTGGTCCGGTGGTTGGTGTACGTACCTCGGCGATCTTGCAGGTCATGAAGTGGCCCTCCTCGCCCCACGcccgcgccgccggagccctcgccgccgccgcggcggccaGGAGGACGACCTGAAGCAGCGGGAGGAACCCCATCCCTAGCCGCGGTACCTCGACTCTGTCTGTCCTTTCCGAAAGGGAAAAGGCTTGGCTCTCTCTTTGCGTCTTGCAGCGGCTGCGGCACTGTGCTGCGCGCGGCCTCTTGCTTGCTCTGTGCGGCACGCCTACTCGTTTATACAACCGCCCACATTGGTCCCAGTTAAACAACCGGAGGAGGTGAAATCGAGGGAGACCTCCAAGCCAGGGAGTGGACTGGCACGACCACGTGAAGCTTGGCAAGCTCGATTGCTCGGGGCATGCGAACGTGGAGCATCTCCCCTGCCCTACTTGCTTGGAGTCATGGTGGCTGCAATCATGGTGGCTCCTGTGATCGCACACGCGCACTGCGTGTTCATGTCCACTCCCAACGAGCACTCTGCCCTGATCTGCACAGCGATTCTTCACGCTTTGGACCCGGGTACAGAGCATGCCTTCACGCGCCTGCCTTAAACAATTCGAGGATAAGGCCTTAGCACAAAGGCATGCACCGTCGGCTTGCACGCTACTGGTACCCGACTGCAGGTTTGGGTCGGAGGTGCATGGATGCATTGGATTTGGCGTCTTGGGATTGGGAGGAGGTGCCCAGTTGCACGTTGAATTTGCCGTGTTGCCTGCCAAGTTGAACGCTGGTGGGGGGTAAACAAATAGGCAGGTGCAGGTCTCCACATGGTGTTCAACTTCCGCATCCAGCAGCGCTCGGTTTCACAAAAGCAATAAAGCGCAGTGGTATTAGTGCAAGTGTCATTCTAATACTGAGCTCAAATGCACTCGTTATGAACAGTAAAGTTAAAAGAGTGAAGAAAACTCGAAAATTCTACAATTTTCTGACAACAAATACCTCTAAACAAAATAGATTAGTAGCAGGTTCTCTCCTACTGGAGTACCTATCAATGAAACGATACACAAACTTTCCGTTTTTGCAAAGAAAAGTTATAAGTAGTGTTAGAAGGGATAGACTAGTAAactcgttgtattgcttgagcctcgtgggcgtatatataggagtataaagatcaacttggagtacaagacaaggcaggaccgAATCCTAGTCTATCATATACTTCCtcataatcaatatactcaacatcccccgcagtcacaacggtagcgacgcagacggtgagactagaGAAGAATCCGGAGGCAAGCCGAcagacaccccccacagtcgtaacgatcgacgcatcgcggaagtcgtggctgaagtggaaaccgacgaggttgctcaagcaaggtggtagccctttgtgccgtttgtcgatgtagccgagagcgtgggtggtggagccgtggtcgaggtagccgtgcgaagaatgccgtggtcgatgtcgagtcgaggtggccggtgtcgaggaagtcgccgtggagccacgggcgcaagagggcgccgagttagcatgggcacAGTGGTCTCGAAGTAGGTGTGCGCCGGAAGGATGAtggtgttgacgacgcgtcgcggcgggtttgccaagcccggggacacatcgtggacgaaggcacgcaccggtgttgccagcaccgggcatgcgtagacggacgaagacgaagttgacgaagcgccgaccaggcttgccaggcccggggacacgtcgtggatgaaggcacgcatcagtgttgccagcaccgggcatgcgtagatgagggacctgcacgagctgtgctccatgtcggagaagtcggaggggccagcagagaaaaactcgacgacgattgcggcgCCCATCGGtgcggggccgatgtcaccaacggtggtcggagtagacgaagtggtcgcggtagatgacggcgacgccggcgacgggctggtgcttggacgaagaccGAAGGGGGTGGACAGGCGGCGCGGCGGCTACGAAGGTAGCGGCGGTgacggccaaagaagagcggcggcggcggcctgacggcggcggcggcgactaggttaggagtgcggcggcggtgctcgaagtaggcgaagaaccctgacagcgtgaagAAGACCAGCGCGGACGATGgcattcccgcgccaagggagacggtgccgcgcataccacgggaggtcgacgcgcggtgacggcggagtggatCGCGGgctgcggcgctacggcccgaaagGGCGATGCAGCGGTGGCAGGAGGGTCgaggcgacggcgggaagaccttggggcggcggcggggaccgtaGGCTGCaacgctgcggcccgaaggggcgacgcaatggCGGTTCACGAGTCGGTGCAGCCGCGGGGACGgcctgggggcggcggcggggaccgcgtatcgcgaCACTACGGCCCAAAGGGGCGACGCACGGGTCGATACAGCCGTGAgcagaaccacggggcggcggcgctgctgcccgacggggcgatgcagcggcagccCAATGCTCGATCGATGGAGAGGCGCGCtaaactcggggacgatcttcacgggacctacgGAGGCGTGCGTAACCGActggccaggtcggtcgcgcggtgtagatgaggcggatcgccgCGGCCaacgggtgatcaagccgatcgcgcgcgaggtcggggacgccgctcggtggaggcgtggtggcggcggagtccgagatgaagtcGGCGATGACGGGTGAAGTGAGACGTCGTGCGGATgagcttgtcagcaccggcacccgggctgccaaagcaacaccggcgcccgggcagcgaggcccgagcgaccaacggagcagcggcgcccgagTTGAGGCAGCTGACAAGCCTGACGCAGCCGTCCCGACGCAGCCGAGGAtgaggccggcgaggtagaccaCCGGGCCGCCGTGtagacgcggcggaggcgggtgatGTGGATCGATGGGCGGGTCGGCACGCGAGCGATGACTATGATTGGCCGTCGCATGGCGCGTGGCCGCCGAgtcggggcgatgcaggtgtcccggttGGAGCAGGGCGGTGAAggccggcgcagggcgacgggTGGACCGACGCGCGGACGACGGCTGGCCTTGACGGGCCGCCTCGACGTGCGTGGCTgccgggtcggaggagaggccggctggtcgcgcCAGGGTCGAAGTAGAGGCGCTCggtgtcgacggcggcggcgggcgacgcaaaccaatcaagcatagatcggaaaactaaaaagaaaaacgccgatcaaaacgaccggcgagagagcgaaaaaatccggagcaagggctcgagaaaaagactctctagggcagaaggtcaacacgaccggcggacgaaccctaggtacgggcggcgcggcccccggcggcggtcatggaggccgaccgccccgggggcggcgcgcatgTGCGAAAGCGGCGGcagctagggtttaggatcgacttacgatagataccatgttagaagggagagagggattgatggaatagttcattgtattgcttgagcctcgtgtgcgtatatataggagtacaaagaccaacttggagtacaagacaagccaggaCCGAATCCTAGTCTATTCTATACTTCCGAATAATCAATATGCTGCTCAAGTAGCAGCACAAACAGCAGTATCTTTTGCAAAAGCACTGGATTCATCATCTGATAAGAGTCAATCTCTTTATCTCAACTACTGTAGAAGGTAAAGCAGGGtaactttatttttattttattcattTCCTTTTTGAAAGAGTTAGGGTTTAAATTAGATAACTATAATTGCAAGGAAGTCCATGGCATAAGCGAAAAAACATAATCCGATCTTCAGGAATCCTTCCAACTTCTCTATCTCGCACATGCTCATGACGTGCCGAAGACGTCGTCACTGGAGTTCCGCGGCACCATCAGAATAGGAGAGTAAGGGCCTTTTTAGAGTAAATTGCATAAAAACACTAGGATACAGAATCACTGCAGAAAGCACCACGTCTCGCGTAattgttttgcaaaaaccactgatcggcggatcgggccgtgttaagtgagtttatgacaggtcgggcccaTTTGTCACCTACGTGGCACACCAGGCCGTCCCGACAGCTGGCAGACGGTGTTAGACGACGCCGTTAGGGCTCGTCTTTAGTCATCCCCACATCCTTCTCTTTTCCCCATTCTTCTTCCCCCTCCTCCTTgctcccgccgccgtcgccctcccccattcttcttccccctcctcctcgctcccgccgccgtcgccctcccctattcttcttccctctctccctcgccccctcaCTCCCGCCGCCCCTTGCACTGCAGAGATGCATAGTTCGGCGAAAGGTGGAGATGCTGGTGGCGGCGCTCCGTCCGGCAGCGCCGCACGCATCGTAGGTAGTGGAGGAGGACCTGCAGTGGATCCAGGCGAGCTTTGCGGGAGCTCGAACCCTAGAAAGCCgacggaggaagatgaggaggaggacccACAGTATTCGATGGAATAGAGGGCGGCCAGAGCATTCGCCACGGCGGTGAAGCCAGCTCATCGGGTCATCCTTCGGCGGCGTATAGTGAGATCCACTTTTCTTTGCTCTTCCCTTCCCGTTCTCCATTCAATTGCATTGCCAGGGTACTCCTAGGGTTAGGGTTCATATTGCTCTATCCTATCAGATGGAATACAAGTGTCAGATGTTGTGATTTTGTTGTCATGTGCCCTAGGGTTCACATTTTTTAGATTAGTTCAGATGTTGTGATTTGTTTGTCCTGTGCCCTAGGGTTGACATTTTTATATTAGTTCTGATGTTGTGCTTTGTTTGTCCTGTGCCTTAGGGTTGACATTTTTAGATTAGTTGATTTTAGAAACGAGCCGATTTAGTTGATTTAAGGTGCTGTATTAATTGGACATTTGGTTAATTGAGTTATCCCGTTATCTGCTTTATAAGTGACAAAGCATTGTTTTAGTGCACTAACATGAGTTGTTTCATTAGTGTTATTCGGTTTTAATTAAGCACTTATACTGCTATGTATTTTATATtatttgtattctggatgatgagGTTTGAGAATTGAGGATGCATTTCCATGACAGAGACAACATTGAGAGATCTATGATGATGTCAGACATAACATTTTACAACCTAGTAGCACTGATAGAAACAGAAGGTTATGGATTTAAAGATTACATGTACTATGTTAGGGATCCGGGGCTAGGGATATAAGGAATGGAAGAAATAGATGATGATGATAAGCTTGAGGAAATTCTAGACAACATAGCATTGCAAAATCAGAAGATATTGAATGTGACAGTTGTTAGGGCTAGTTCTCCCAATGCTGCAAGTACAAACACCAGCTCCAATGTTATTGAGCAGCAAATCCCTCTAGAATAAATTGGAGAGCCCAAACTGTATCAGATAGATGAAGAAGGAGTGTTGTTCAGTGCACCAAATGTGCATGTAGCAGCAGCAAGTTCAGAAGCAGCAGAAGTGGAGCCAATGCCCATACAGTTTCAAACACAGCATAGCACCAATTTGGAGGAGCAACTTGCTTTAGCTTATGTACAAGTGGAAGAAAATCATGTATAGAATTTAGAGGAGCAAATGGAAATTGAAAAGGTTATGGAGGAGACAAGGAGGAAGGAAATTGAAATGTTTAGGAAGAATAAGAAAAATAAAGAGAAGGACACTTCTTTGAAGAGAAAAGCTGCAGTGATGGATAATGAGGAGGACAGTGATGATGATAATTTGGAAGAATATGGTGATATCCTTGCTAGGCTTGAGGAGATGAAAAGATAGAGGGAAGATCCACTCCTTCATTTTGAAGGGGACACAGATGTTGGGGAAATAtatgaggcagaggaggaggaggatgcactATATGAGCCTGAAAGTTAAGAAGAGgatgcagaggaggaagaggaggaggaagcggaacAAGAGGAGCAGGTAGGgcaagatggacagaagaagaaaaaggagaagaaacaCATAAAAGGCCCAACAAGAAGATCACATGCAAGTGTAGAGGAGTTGTTTGAGGAGGACTGGATACCATCTTCTGTTGAAGACAGGAAACCAATGGACTTGGGtgtggaagatgatgatggtgcagAGGCATTGGCATATGTTTTGCCCAATGGCAGGAAATCCAGAGCTAAGAAGATGAAGAAAAGGTTATGGTATGATGAGAAGAGATCTCACCCAGCTGAGCAATTTGTGAAGCATCTTTGCTTCATTGATGTGTACTAGTTCAGGAATGCACTTCAAACAATGCACATTGCACAGAACAGGAACTATGAGTACCATAGAAATTGCAGTGACAAGGTTATAGCACAATGCATAGATGAGACATGTCCTTTTTATGTAGCAGCTTCTCAGATTGCAAATGAGAAGACATTTACCATAAGGAAGCAGTATGTGGTGCACACTTGCCCTTCTGTGTCAGAGAACACAAAAGTTACTGCTAAGTGGGTTGCAAAATTTTGTGAGGAAGCAATCAGAAATGACCCATGCACAACAATCACTACTATAATTAACATTGCAAAGACCAAGTATGGAGTGGAAGTATCAACCCACATGGAATACAAGGCTAAGAAGGCAGCAAAGAATGTTGTGCTAGGATATCAGAAGGCCCAGTACACCAGGATTAGGGATTATTTGCAGGCTGTGCTAGATACTAATCCGGGTTCAAGGTGTATAGTGAAAAAAAGACATCTGAGGGAGCATCCAAGCAAAAACCCTAGGTTTC is a window encoding:
- the LOC123047071 gene encoding endonuclease 4; translation: MGFLPLLQVVLLAAAAAARAPAARAWGEEGHFMTCKIAEGFLTSEASAAVKGLLPEWANGELAAACSWPDAVRRQMPWSSSLHFADTPGDCKFSYARDCHGTKGEKDMCVVGGINNYTAALQDSSSPYNRTESLLFLSHFLGDIHQPMHCGRTADLGGNTIVVTWYNTTKTNLHKVWDEKVIETAMNRFYKDDRSAMIQAIKLNLTNEWSKEENQWAACYTRTTTCADKYAEESAELSCPAYVGAEQGSNLEDEYFFSALPVVQKRIAQGGVRLGAILNQIFSGKNNSSIQSS